TCACGGCAGAGCACTGCTATAAAGAAATAGGCACACCTAAAGTTCCTGTGGTTTTCACCGGCGCGATGATTCCAATGGGTTTTGAAGACAGTGATGCCGCCCAAAATGTAACGGAAGCTCTTCTCACGGCAAAGCTGATGAAACCTGGTTTTTACATCTCTTTCCACAATCAAGTTTTCAACGTTCCCAACGTCAGAAAAAATAAAGAAAAGGGAACTTTCGAGAGCTTTTAGTCTCTAGTTTCTCATTCTGAGTCTTGGGATTTATCAATAATCTCCGAAGAGTGTGGGTATGAAATACCTGATCTCTTTTCCTGCCGCTTTGATTTTTATTCTCACTTCGTGCACGCATCTCTCGACGAAAGTCCAGCCGCAAGCAAGTGAAGATCATCCCGTTCCGTTTGAAACCAAAGGCCGAACTCCTGCCGCAGATGAACTCGATTGGTGGGCGGCGAAGGCTCAACACGTTCAACAAGCCAAATGCCGCATAAAACTTCCAGCGACAACGGCAGAGATAGAAAAATATTATCGTGAAATGCCGAATGGACCGGGTTTTGAGGGAGGAATTTCTGAGATTTCAGGAATCCGTTTGGTGGATGAAAAGCCCCGCTTGGTATTAGCTCTTTCAAAACTTCTTTCACCAGCACGTGAATCGACAGAGGTTGAAGGAACTCCAAAAAGTTTTCAGGAAAAATTCAACGTCAATCCTTCTTGCACGAAAGCTTTGTGTACCGCTCAAAAGATTTTTGGAAGAGACGTCGGACCGCAAATGCTTTTCCTAATGGATAAGTTTGATGTCAACACTTCACCCTATTCTTTTATCAATGCTGACGCTTTCAATGGTCTTGAAATCATTGACGTAATCCGTGCTTTTGAACTTGTGAATCCGGATCAAATGCCTTTTGGCTTTAACAAACAACTCATCCGATTTAAACGCGGATTTACGCGGGCTTCTTACAAAGACAACGCAGGCACGGTCATAGCCAATGCCTCGATTGAACTCTTTGACAGCTGGTCCGAACAAAATTCTCTTATGCGCCAGTACACACTTTTCCACGAGATTGCGCACAATCAATCGGACAATCAATTTTCGGACTATGATCGTTCCGCTTCCTGGTTAGCTCTTGGAAACTGGAAAGAAACTAAACCCGGAGAATTTGCCAAAGAAAAACAGAAGGCGATGCAAGGTCATCCCTTTGTATCGAAGTACGGCGAAACAAATCCCTTCGAGGATTTTGCAGAAAGTGTGACGTCCTACCGCTTGAATCCGGATCTTTTAAAAAGTAAGTCTATGGATAAGTACAACCTAATCAGGCTGTACGTTTTTGACGGACTTGAATTCACTTCGGAAGCCAGCTGCCACAAAACGCCGTTAAACGTGCAATATCAAAAACAGGTCAATCAAGACGGCGGTGCTTTCACTAACGCCGATAAAGAAGCCATTCAAAATGCTTGTCGCCAAAGTTTTTATCAGACGGTCTTAGGCAATATTCCGGTGAGCTTCTTTGGCTCTTGCGTAGATTATGAAGCGGCTCAACGTTGGCAGAAACAAAATGCCTCCCGCTTTGCTGATTTAACTTCGCAAGCGCTGTTTGATCCAAAATTGCGTATCAGTGTTTTAAAGTTTAAAGCTTTAACAAATGAGCTTCGAAAAAATCTGGCTCCGGAACTCACCGATTGGATTCTTGAATCCATGAACGTTAATTCATATCGAATGACTTCGCAGATGAGCAATCAAGAGTACTGCGATATTTGGGCGGAGCTTAAAAACCGCGTCTATCCAAATATTCACCGTGAGAATCAGTGGTACCGCAATGGCATTTTTGTTTCACGCGATTACTCTCCTCACGAAGGCGCAGCCCGCGGACTTTGTTTGGATCTAGTAAAAGGTTTTACGCCAACCTCAAAATCTTCGGTCTCAACGATTAAGAACTGGCTGAAGACAACAGCTGCGGTCAACACCGACTCACAAATCACAGAACGCGGCATCACTCGCGAAAATTTATTAAAATACATTTTAGACAGAACAAATAATTAATAAGTTGCCACTGCGATACTTCCTGTAGTCGGATTAAGACTTCCGGAGGTATCGTTATGAGTTCTATTCCTGCTAATCCTGATGAAAATATGGTTCGTGTTCTTTATCACAACCTTTTACAGGCGTGGAACCAACAAAGTGCCCGAGGCATGGCGGAGCTTTTTACGAATGATGGAAATATGGTGGGCTTCGATGGAAGCCTCGCCAACGGACAAAATGAAATTGGCGAGCACTTAGCCCCTATTTTTTTGAGTCACCCGACAGCAACTTACATCAGCAAAGTCCGCGAAGTTCGCTTCTTAAGCCCCACCGTCGCAATGCTACGGGCCGTCGCAGGAATGGTTCCCCGAGGCAAGAATGATATTCTGCCTGCGGTCAACGCCATTCAAACAGTCGTAGCCGTTAAGGACCACGAACATTGGCGCATTGCTCTTTTTCAAAATACGCCCGCGGCATTTCATGGACGCCAGCACCTTGCCGATGATCTTACAAAAGAACTGCGCGAAGAATTAAAGCTTTCCAATATTTCAGAAAAAAGCTCACAGGGATTTTAAGGTTACTGAGGTCCGTCAAAAATAATTGGCGCTGGACAATTTGGTAGCACCTTTTCATAGTTGTATCTCTGGAGGCTTTCTATGCTTTATGAAACAACTAATCCCCCTTTTGTAAAAATGCTTCGCAACCTTTTAGAGATTCTTGATAAAGGTGCTCAGTTTGCGGATTCCAAAAAAATTGATATGGAAGTTTTGCTGCACTCTCGCTTGGCTCCAGATCAGTTTCCTTTAACTCGCCAAATTCAAATCGCATGTGATACAGCGAAACTGTGTGCACATCGTTTGACTGGAAAAGAAGTTCCGTCTCACGCAGACAACGAAAAAACTTTCGGCGATTTCAAAGCCCGTATTGAAAGCACGATTTCGATTCTAGAAAAATTCTCTGCCGCTGATTACAAAGGTGCTGAGGCGAAGCACATCACGCAACCACGTTGGGAAGGGCAATATCTCACAGGAGAAGAATACGTTCTTCACCACGCTATTCCTAATTTCTATTTCCACATCACAACAGCGTACTCGATCTTGAGACACAACGGTGTGGATATCGGCAAAAAAGACTACTTAGGAAAATTGCCGTTAAAAAAATAATTTTTCTGTAAAGTGCTATTTCTCGAAGACGGGGCTCCTTGCCCCGTCTTTTGTTTTGTCAAAATCCGCCCGACCTCCGTGTCCGACCGTTTCAGCTTCTTCATTAAAAAATAAAATTCTTGTGTCAGCCGTCGTGAATTGCGCAGAAAAATCTAAAATTTTGACCGCAAGCAGTAGAATGGAAACAGAAAGGAGATTTAACAATGGAGGTGTGACATGAAATTGATACATCAAATAACATCTCTCGCTATCACTCTGTTTTTTTTAACAGCCCAACCTGTCCACGCGGAACCAATGAAAGTCATGCAAAATGACAAGATTCCAAACATGATTGAGGACCTCAACCCCTTCGATCCCAATATCGAAGAAGTGCTCCGCCACTACGACGAAATTTATGAAGAGGAAACAGGTCAACCTTCGCATTTACCTGATGAATCGTTTATTAATGATATTATCGGGTTTGCAAGCTGTTACCGCAGTGAATGTGCTGTGTGGGCTCAGGTTGTGAAGTCATCACAAAGATTATATTTGTACGTTCATGGAAGACTTGCGGACTCATGGCCTGTTTCAACAGGAAAAGCGGGATATACGACTCCTAATTTTGATAGACACCCTAACGGACGTATTTACGACAGATACACATCTACGAAATATCCAGAGGGAGATTACAATGGCTTAGGCAATATGCCGTACGCCGTTTTTATTGCGGGAGGATTTGCGCTTCACGGAACTCCGCGGGGCAACTGGCCTAACTTAGGTCGTCCCGCTTCGCATGGCTGTATTCGCATGCATCCAGATAATGCATATCGATTTAATCGCTTAGTTCGTAGTAACGGAATCCAGAACGTTTGGATTACAGTTCAATGAGTGCGTTGTGAGCGAGAGCAAAGCGGCGACTTTTGCTGATCACAAAGGTCGCCGTTTTCTATTTCCCAAGTTGAAATTTTTCAAAACGATGAAGCTCTTCTTCGATAAGTTTTTTATTCGATGCTGATTTCATCTTCGGAAGCCAATTCCATTTTTGAATCAGCAACTCGTTCTTATCTCGGTCCGCTTTTAAATCTATCGCAGCGACAACCTGATCGCCGACTAGCACGGGCAAAGCAAAATATCCGTAAACGCGCTTTTCTTTCGGCAGATAGGCTTCAAAACGATGTTCATAATCAAACAAAGCCTGAAGACGTTTTCTTTGAATTACCAAAGGATCAAACGGAGAAAGGATATGCACAAGGTCCTTATCAAGCTCTATTTTCTTTTCAAGTATTTCAGGCTTAATCCAAAATTCTGTTTTTTCAACACCCGCAACGTGAACAGGAACAAGGTCTTTCTTTCGTGCTTTCCCCTCGATAAGCTTCTTAATTCCCGGTTTTTTCTTAGCATCCAAGTAACAAATAGAATCAACACTGGCTAAAGCTTGAGAACGTAATGCGCGCTCAAGAAGATATTCTAAAATCTCTTTTTCGGTTGCCGCCTCGGGTTTCTTTTCCCAGTCAAAATGTCGATCCAGCAATTCATACTTCTTCAACATCCCTTGACGTTCGCAGATCACGAGTTGTCCAGTGTAGAATCCCAACTGCAACGCTTTCTTCGATGGTTTACGGCTGGCCCACGGATGACTTTTCTCCACAAGGACGTCATCTTCAATATCGCGGATAGAAAGAGGACCTTCATTCTTGATAAGCTTTAGGACTTTCTGCATTTCCTCTTTTTTTACGGTTTGAAACCACTTGCTTGGGGAAAGTCGTGTGCGTTTCATCTCGTCCATATAAAAACGAAAGTCTTTCGTAGGGACATAGGAAAGAGCATGAGTCCAATACTCAAACACCGTTTTATCTTGAGATTGTGCTTGATGCAGATGCTGGCGTTTATAGTCGGGAATCCGCGTGAAAAGAATATGATGATGACAGCGTTCAATCACATTGATGGTATCAATCTGCACGTAACCCAAGTGCTCAACGGCAGCTTGTGTGGCTTTTGCGCCTTTTCCAAAAGGAACGCGCTCATGCAATCCTTGCGCTTGAATCCATAATCCCTTTGCCTGTTCTTTTGAAATAACTTTTTTCATGAAAACATCTTTGGTGAGCGGGTGTTGGTTTTCTTTGCTTCAACCTTTTTTCTCCACTGAAATTTCTTTAGATCGATCTGATCTTGCTCACCAAACTCAATGCCTTCTTTAACAAGAAGACGCTTTTGTTTCACGTAAGACGAAGTCGATGGCGGAAACGAAATCTTTCCCTTGGAATTTAAAACGCGCTGCCAAGGAAGGTCATGACTTTCAGAGCAAGAGTGTAAAATCCACGCGACTCCCCGCGAACCTTGCGGCTTTCCGGCAAGTTTTGCGATTTGACCGTAAGTCGCCACTTTC
This region of Bdellovibrio sp. BCCA genomic DNA includes:
- a CDS encoding SgcJ/EcaC family oxidoreductase; amino-acid sequence: MSSIPANPDENMVRVLYHNLLQAWNQQSARGMAELFTNDGNMVGFDGSLANGQNEIGEHLAPIFLSHPTATYISKVREVRFLSPTVAMLRAVAGMVPRGKNDILPAVNAIQTVVAVKDHEHWRIALFQNTPAAFHGRQHLADDLTKELREELKLSNISEKSSQGF
- a CDS encoding DUF1993 domain-containing protein codes for the protein MLYETTNPPFVKMLRNLLEILDKGAQFADSKKIDMEVLLHSRLAPDQFPLTRQIQIACDTAKLCAHRLTGKEVPSHADNEKTFGDFKARIESTISILEKFSAADYKGAEAKHITQPRWEGQYLTGEEYVLHHAIPNFYFHITTAYSILRHNGVDIGKKDYLGKLPLKK
- a CDS encoding L,D-transpeptidase, which translates into the protein MKLIHQITSLAITLFFLTAQPVHAEPMKVMQNDKIPNMIEDLNPFDPNIEEVLRHYDEIYEEETGQPSHLPDESFINDIIGFASCYRSECAVWAQVVKSSQRLYLYVHGRLADSWPVSTGKAGYTTPNFDRHPNGRIYDRYTSTKYPEGDYNGLGNMPYAVFIAGGFALHGTPRGNWPNLGRPASHGCIRMHPDNAYRFNRLVRSNGIQNVWITVQ
- a CDS encoding winged helix-turn-helix domain-containing protein, with the protein product MKKVISKEQAKGLWIQAQGLHERVPFGKGAKATQAAVEHLGYVQIDTINVIERCHHHILFTRIPDYKRQHLHQAQSQDKTVFEYWTHALSYVPTKDFRFYMDEMKRTRLSPSKWFQTVKKEEMQKVLKLIKNEGPLSIRDIEDDVLVEKSHPWASRKPSKKALQLGFYTGQLVICERQGMLKKYELLDRHFDWEKKPEAATEKEILEYLLERALRSQALASVDSICYLDAKKKPGIKKLIEGKARKKDLVPVHVAGVEKTEFWIKPEILEKKIELDKDLVHILSPFDPLVIQRKRLQALFDYEHRFEAYLPKEKRVYGYFALPVLVGDQVVAAIDLKADRDKNELLIQKWNWLPKMKSASNKKLIEEELHRFEKFQLGK
- a CDS encoding MGMT family protein, producing MEQTDFSKKVISFIKKIPKGKVATYGQIAKLAGKPQGSRGVAWILHSCSESHDLPWQRVLNSKGKISFPPSTSSYVKQKRLLVKEGIEFGEQDQIDLKKFQWRKKVEAKKTNTRSPKMFS